One genomic region from Terriglobus aquaticus encodes:
- a CDS encoding alginate lyase family protein: protein MRRMTRREALSGATMAATFGCLRRMAAQATGVHFNVAEFDRARTIRAADAALSGPILTITSVAAPGAKSGNGFFCDATLDAAGDVTGFTGHADLLSRMAAAVAALIAAWRLTSDSKYLERAQAQLQAWCITPQTRMTPTLDNTADGSATAAKTETDLRLNPLRFTLALAEFARAASFVCAAPGTDPALADGVRAWASELLRWFSESARGAVARDSTRADAIFWTMQASELARFARNDAVWRDCGHRFRDKLLRQLHLDGYFPYALTTQRPYAESMLLLECMGSVCESVSTPFESAWPFTLPDGRGMRAAVAWAYPFLQSRGQWPYPADTRRFSQQPMRENVLLLGGRAWNRQDYVDLWQAMKPADAADAEIRREHPVTQPALWAVRPPA, encoded by the coding sequence ATGAGGCGCATGACTCGCAGGGAGGCGCTCAGCGGAGCCACAATGGCGGCCACATTCGGCTGCTTGCGGCGCATGGCCGCGCAGGCCACAGGTGTCCACTTCAACGTAGCGGAGTTCGACCGTGCTCGGACCATTCGAGCCGCGGATGCCGCGCTCAGCGGGCCCATACTGACGATCACTAGCGTTGCTGCCCCGGGCGCCAAGAGCGGCAATGGGTTCTTCTGTGACGCCACGCTCGATGCGGCCGGAGATGTCACCGGCTTTACGGGGCATGCGGATCTGCTGTCCCGCATGGCGGCGGCTGTGGCGGCTCTGATAGCAGCGTGGCGGCTGACCTCAGACAGCAAGTATCTCGAACGGGCTCAGGCGCAACTGCAGGCATGGTGCATCACACCGCAGACACGCATGACACCAACGCTGGACAACACGGCTGATGGGAGCGCAACCGCAGCCAAAACCGAGACGGACCTGCGGCTGAATCCGCTGCGCTTCACGCTTGCGCTGGCTGAGTTCGCGCGGGCTGCTTCGTTTGTGTGCGCCGCGCCTGGGACAGACCCGGCACTGGCCGACGGCGTCCGGGCATGGGCGTCCGAGCTCCTGCGCTGGTTCAGCGAGTCCGCGCGCGGCGCCGTGGCGCGCGACAGCACGCGTGCCGACGCAATCTTCTGGACGATGCAGGCGAGCGAGCTCGCGCGTTTCGCGCGCAATGATGCCGTGTGGCGCGACTGCGGTCATCGCTTCCGGGACAAGTTGCTGCGCCAACTGCACCTGGACGGCTATTTCCCGTATGCGCTGACGACGCAGCGACCGTATGCGGAATCCATGCTGCTGCTGGAATGCATGGGCAGCGTGTGCGAGTCGGTGAGTACGCCGTTTGAGAGCGCCTGGCCGTTCACCTTGCCCGACGGGCGAGGCATGCGAGCAGCTGTTGCATGGGCCTACCCGTTTCTGCAAAGCCGTGGCCAGTGGCCCTACCCCGCGGACACACGGCGGTTCAGCCAGCAGCCGATGCGTGAAAACGTGCTGCTGCTGGGCGGCCGCGCGTGGAACCGGCAGGACTATGTGGACCTGTGGCAGGCGATGAAGCCAGCCGATGCTGCAGATGCCGAGATACGGCGCGAGCATCCAGTGACGCAGCCCGCCCTATGGGCAGTGCGGCCGCCTGCCTAG
- a CDS encoding SDR family NAD(P)-dependent oxidoreductase — MGKNLFDLTGKVAVVTGGTSGIGLAIALGLADAGAHVIASSRRMEQVEEAAAKIEERGVRTLRLASDVKDRASLQQLCDATLQQFGQVDILVNSAGKIKREPTLTVSEETWNDIMDTNLTGTLRACQIFGKPMLDCGYGRIVNIASLNSYVSLKEVTAYACSKAAVNALTRSLAVEWSSKGVTVNAVAPGVFRTALNAELLDKSERGKELRMRTPMGRFGQTEETVGAAVYLASDAASFVTGETIVVDGGFLASGVNQ; from the coding sequence TTGGGTAAGAACTTATTCGATCTGACCGGCAAGGTTGCCGTCGTCACCGGCGGCACCTCCGGCATCGGTCTGGCCATTGCACTTGGGCTGGCCGACGCAGGAGCGCACGTGATCGCTAGCTCGCGACGCATGGAGCAGGTGGAAGAGGCCGCCGCGAAGATCGAGGAGCGTGGCGTGCGCACCCTGCGTCTCGCCTCTGACGTGAAGGATCGTGCCTCCCTGCAGCAGCTTTGCGACGCCACGCTGCAGCAGTTCGGACAGGTGGACATCCTGGTCAACTCGGCTGGCAAGATCAAGCGCGAGCCTACGCTCACGGTCAGCGAAGAGACCTGGAACGACATCATGGACACGAATCTGACAGGTACCCTGCGCGCCTGCCAGATCTTCGGCAAGCCCATGCTCGACTGTGGCTACGGACGCATCGTCAACATCGCGTCATTGAACAGTTACGTGTCGCTGAAGGAAGTGACCGCGTACGCATGCAGCAAGGCCGCGGTCAACGCCCTAACGCGGTCGCTCGCAGTGGAGTGGAGCAGCAAAGGCGTGACGGTGAACGCGGTTGCGCCCGGTGTGTTCCGCACCGCTCTGAATGCGGAGCTGCTGGACAAGAGCGAGCGCGGCAAAGAGTTGCGCATGCGCACGCCCATGGGCCGATTCGGACAAACCGAAGAGACGGTGGGCGCAGCGGTGTATCTTGCCAGTGATGCCGCCAGCTTTGTTACCGGCGAGACCATTGTGGTCGACGGCGGCTTTCTCGCCAGCGGCGTGAACCAGTAG
- the kduI gene encoding 5-dehydro-4-deoxy-D-glucuronate isomerase: MKLLQMADAVRYPRMTTAELRKTFLLEDLFQPGKIGFTYVDLDRTVIGSAVPGAQPLSLPTDPALRSDFFLERRELGVLNVGGKGTVSVDGQTFATDKLDCLYVGRGSKEVTFSSEAEDDPAAFYLLSYPAHAQYPTAMVKFADLQPLHLGAVETCNKRSIYKAIYADGLKSCQLVMGFTLLESGSNWNTMPPHTHFRRSEVYLYFDLDPAHRVVHLMGPPQETRHLLVSNRQVIVSPGWSIHAGVGTSRYAFCWGMGGENQAYDDMDGAPIAELR; the protein is encoded by the coding sequence ATGAAGTTGTTGCAGATGGCGGATGCTGTTCGCTACCCGCGCATGACCACGGCAGAGTTGCGCAAGACCTTTCTGCTGGAGGATCTCTTCCAGCCCGGCAAGATCGGTTTTACCTACGTTGACCTGGATCGCACGGTGATCGGATCGGCCGTACCGGGTGCCCAGCCGCTTTCCTTGCCCACCGACCCGGCGCTGCGTTCGGACTTTTTCCTGGAGCGCCGGGAACTCGGCGTTCTGAACGTAGGCGGCAAAGGCACGGTCAGCGTGGACGGCCAGACCTTCGCGACGGACAAGCTGGATTGCTTATACGTGGGCCGTGGCAGCAAGGAGGTGACGTTCAGCAGCGAAGCGGAAGACGATCCCGCGGCTTTCTATCTGCTCAGCTATCCGGCGCACGCGCAGTATCCTACTGCGATGGTCAAGTTTGCCGACCTGCAGCCGCTTCACTTGGGCGCTGTTGAGACGTGCAACAAGCGGTCCATCTATAAGGCCATCTATGCCGACGGTCTGAAGAGCTGCCAGCTTGTCATGGGCTTCACGCTGCTTGAGTCCGGTTCGAACTGGAACACCATGCCGCCGCACACACACTTCCGCCGGTCCGAGGTGTACCTGTACTTCGATCTGGACCCGGCGCACCGGGTCGTTCACCTGATGGGACCGCCGCAGGAAACGCGGCACCTGCTGGTCAGCAATCGGCAGGTAATCGTATCGCCTGGCTGGTCGATTCACGCTGGTGTGGGCACCAGCCGCTACGCCTTCTGCTGGGGCATGGGCGGCGAGAACCAGGCCTACGACGACATGGACGGCGCACCGATTGCGGAGCTTCGCTAG
- a CDS encoding gluconokinase — translation MTAGSTETARRRQIFVLMGVSGSGKSTIGTLLAQRLHIPFLDADDFHPQANKDKMHAGHPLTDEDRWPWLATLNRLLRDHAAQGTGCVLACSALREVYRDKLADGLPPGTVDFVLLQGSRELIQSRLAQRRHEFMNSKLLDSQFATLETPDDAIKVTNDRSPDQVVDDILQQEHLA, via the coding sequence ATGACGGCAGGCAGCACGGAGACCGCGCGCCGTCGACAGATCTTCGTCCTCATGGGCGTCAGCGGCTCCGGCAAATCGACCATCGGCACGCTTCTAGCCCAGCGTTTGCACATCCCGTTCCTGGATGCGGACGACTTCCACCCGCAGGCGAACAAGGACAAGATGCACGCCGGTCATCCACTCACGGACGAGGATCGCTGGCCGTGGCTTGCCACGCTCAATCGCCTGCTGCGGGATCATGCGGCGCAGGGCACCGGGTGCGTGCTCGCCTGCTCCGCGCTTCGCGAGGTGTATCGCGACAAGCTGGCAGACGGCTTGCCCCCGGGCACCGTCGACTTCGTCCTGTTGCAAGGCTCGCGCGAACTGATCCAGAGCCGCCTCGCCCAGCGACGCCACGAGTTCATGAACAGCAAGCTGCTGGATAGCCAGTTTGCCACCCTTGAGACGCCGGACGACGCGATCAAGGTCACAAACGATCGCAGTCCCGACCAGGTCGTCGACGACATCCTGCAACAGGAACACCTGGCCTGA
- a CDS encoding SDR family NAD(P)-dependent oxidoreductase, whose protein sequence is MGQNLQGKVALITGASAGIGRATALALAEEGCALVLTARTLDRLTETVEAVKQAGAAAVHPVAFDVRQRHEVEAAIAGLPKEFAEIAILVNNAGLARGLEKLWQDDPENWEEMIDTNTKGLLYVTRAVVPGMVQRNAGHVVSLGSTAGWLAYAGGSVYCATKAAERSISEGLRIDLMGTAVRVTSVDPGMVQTDFSEVRFRGDKERAAKVYQNITPLTPEDVADAIRYAVTRPAHVNVSSLLLTSIDQANSVTFNRRSA, encoded by the coding sequence GTGGGTCAGAACTTGCAGGGGAAGGTGGCGCTGATCACTGGCGCAAGCGCAGGCATTGGGCGAGCAACGGCGTTGGCACTAGCGGAGGAAGGGTGTGCCCTGGTGCTGACGGCACGCACGCTGGACCGCTTGACGGAGACGGTCGAAGCGGTGAAACAGGCAGGTGCCGCAGCGGTGCATCCCGTGGCGTTCGATGTCCGGCAGCGCCACGAAGTCGAGGCAGCCATTGCAGGGCTGCCGAAGGAGTTTGCGGAGATCGCGATCCTGGTCAACAACGCGGGCCTGGCGCGCGGGCTGGAAAAGCTGTGGCAGGACGACCCGGAAAACTGGGAAGAGATGATTGACACCAACACCAAGGGCCTGCTGTACGTGACACGGGCCGTGGTCCCCGGCATGGTACAGCGCAATGCCGGCCACGTGGTCAGCCTGGGTTCCACCGCGGGGTGGCTGGCCTACGCCGGCGGCAGCGTGTACTGCGCTACCAAGGCGGCGGAGCGCTCGATCAGCGAGGGCCTTCGCATCGACCTGATGGGCACCGCCGTGCGTGTCACCAGCGTAGATCCAGGCATGGTGCAAACCGACTTCAGCGAAGTGCGTTTCCGCGGCGACAAGGAACGCGCGGCCAAGGTGTACCAGAACATCACACCCCTGACTCCGGAGGATGTGGCGGACGCGATCCGGTATGCCGTGACGCGCCCGGCGCACGTGAACGTGTCGTCGCTGTTGCTGACCAGCATCGACCAGGCGAATTCAGTCACGTTCAACCGACGCAGCGCCTGA
- a CDS encoding cupin domain-containing protein produces MSARDVINLQQKLNAVKEHWRPHVVAELNGQEVKVVKLLGEFPWHHHDDVDELFIGWRGTFRMEFRDRSVSIGPGQCLVVPRGVEHRPVADQEAEILLFEPAGVRNTGNILDDRFTAPSPVHI; encoded by the coding sequence GTGAGTGCGAGGGACGTCATCAATCTGCAGCAGAAGCTGAACGCCGTGAAGGAACACTGGCGTCCGCACGTCGTCGCCGAACTGAACGGCCAGGAGGTCAAGGTGGTGAAACTGCTGGGAGAGTTTCCCTGGCATCATCACGACGACGTGGACGAACTCTTCATCGGCTGGCGCGGTACGTTCCGCATGGAGTTCCGAGATCGATCGGTCAGCATCGGTCCAGGGCAGTGCCTGGTTGTTCCTCGCGGTGTCGAACACCGGCCCGTGGCCGATCAGGAAGCCGAGATCCTGCTCTTCGAGCCTGCTGGCGTGCGCAATACCGGCAACATTCTGGACGATCGATTCACCGCGCCAAGCCCCGTTCACATTTAG
- a CDS encoding lactate racemase domain-containing protein, with protein sequence MSTLLAIGSPQTELTPAEVEKHLREALAKLGPRKKVLALPPDFSRFHSQAGLLTELTWRHYGDALTDVLPALGTHKPMTDREIATMFGQTPRELFRVHDWRNDVVTLGEVPGEFMHEVSEGKLDYTWPAQVNKLVRDGGHDLILSIGQVVPHEVIGMANHNKNVFVGTGGVMGIHRSHFLGAVYGMERIMGRADTPVRAVLNYASEHFAQNLPIVYVLTVVGKNAAGQLAIRGLFIGDDLDCFYKAAELALQVNFVMMDREIKKAVVYLDPHEFKSTWLGNKSVYRTRMALADEGELIVLAPAVHEFGEDPTIDKLIRRYGYYGTPKTLEWVKEDPELAGNLSAAAHLIHGSSEGRFQITYCPGHLSREEIEKAGFQYGDPQQMMQKYNPDKLSDGWNTVDGEEIFYVSNPGLGLWTYKERFQ encoded by the coding sequence GTGAGCACCTTGCTCGCCATCGGATCGCCGCAGACGGAGCTGACGCCCGCCGAGGTGGAGAAGCACCTGCGCGAGGCGTTGGCAAAGCTAGGCCCGCGCAAGAAGGTGCTGGCTCTTCCACCGGATTTCTCGCGCTTCCACTCGCAGGCCGGTCTGTTGACCGAGCTGACGTGGCGGCACTACGGCGACGCCCTGACCGACGTGCTGCCGGCTCTCGGAACGCACAAGCCGATGACGGATCGCGAGATCGCGACCATGTTCGGCCAGACGCCGCGCGAACTCTTCCGCGTGCACGACTGGCGCAACGACGTGGTCACGCTGGGCGAGGTGCCGGGCGAGTTCATGCACGAGGTCAGCGAGGGCAAACTCGACTACACCTGGCCCGCGCAGGTGAACAAGCTGGTGCGTGACGGCGGACACGACCTGATCCTGTCGATTGGCCAGGTGGTGCCGCACGAAGTGATCGGCATGGCGAATCACAACAAGAACGTGTTCGTGGGCACCGGCGGTGTCATGGGCATTCACCGCTCGCACTTTCTTGGCGCGGTGTACGGCATGGAGCGCATCATGGGGCGCGCCGATACGCCGGTGCGCGCTGTGTTGAACTATGCCAGCGAACACTTCGCGCAGAACCTGCCGATCGTGTATGTGCTGACGGTCGTGGGCAAGAACGCAGCGGGGCAGCTTGCCATCCGCGGCCTGTTTATTGGCGACGACCTGGACTGCTTCTACAAGGCCGCGGAACTCGCCCTGCAGGTCAACTTCGTCATGATGGATCGCGAGATCAAGAAAGCCGTCGTGTACCTGGACCCGCATGAGTTCAAGAGCACGTGGCTGGGCAACAAGAGTGTTTACCGCACGCGCATGGCGCTGGCGGATGAAGGCGAACTGATTGTGCTGGCGCCCGCGGTTCACGAGTTCGGCGAAGACCCGACCATTGACAAACTGATCCGCCGCTATGGGTACTACGGCACGCCCAAGACGCTGGAGTGGGTCAAGGAAGACCCCGAACTTGCCGGTAATCTGAGCGCGGCGGCACACCTGATTCACGGGTCCAGCGAGGGCCGCTTCCAGATCACATACTGTCCGGGTCACCTCTCGCGCGAGGAGATCGAGAAGGCGGGTTTCCAATACGGTGATCCGCAACAAATGATGCAGAAGTACAACCCGGACAAGCTCAGCGACGGATGGAATACCGTCGATGGCGAGGAGATCTTCTACGTGTCGAATCCCGGGCTGGGGTTGTGGACGTACAAGGAGCGTTTTCAATGA
- a CDS encoding cupin domain-containing protein — translation MFRTLSFATLAIAAAVASVSARAQATQPPMDTNPIDVRTAAQIDKQAHEFLEQARTKPDGAVSTTLERYPGHLTMLTARTKPGGAELHKNWNDFFFVLDGEATEVTGGTIEDAKETTPGEIRGKRVVGGTEHPMHKGDVIHIAPGTPHQTVVPEGKYFLYYVVKVQVPDAAAASN, via the coding sequence ATGTTTCGCACCCTTTCCTTCGCTACACTCGCCATCGCGGCTGCGGTCGCGTCAGTATCGGCCCGCGCTCAGGCCACGCAGCCGCCCATGGACACCAACCCAATCGACGTGCGCACGGCCGCGCAGATCGACAAGCAGGCGCACGAGTTCCTGGAGCAGGCGCGCACTAAGCCGGATGGCGCAGTAAGCACGACACTGGAGCGCTACCCCGGCCACCTGACCATGCTGACCGCGCGCACCAAGCCCGGTGGGGCCGAGCTTCACAAGAACTGGAACGACTTCTTCTTTGTGCTCGACGGCGAGGCCACCGAAGTAACCGGCGGCACCATTGAGGACGCGAAAGAAACCACTCCGGGCGAGATCCGAGGTAAGCGCGTGGTCGGCGGAACGGAGCACCCCATGCACAAAGGCGACGTGATCCACATTGCGCCCGGAACGCCGCACCAGACCGTGGTCCCCGAGGGCAAGTACTTCCTGTACTACGTCGTCAAAGTGCAAGTGCCCGACGCAGCCGCAGCCAGCAATTAG
- a CDS encoding glycosyltransferase family 2 protein: MPTSAHPDRPTISVAMIATNEEKNLPRTLAALQGWIDQIVIVDSGSKDRSPEIAREYGAEHYFNRDFKGHAEQKNVAIRKCTGDWILLLDGDEVVTPELAREIEQAVKSADKEAFWIPRLNIFLTRWMRHGGLYPDDKLRLWRRGVTMVDESIGPHGTPQYDSGKGRLTHHLQHYGYPDFANYLDHMNEYSTGTVAALTRKLQDRPSWLLLATSFVNPAFGWFKNYVLRAGFLDGPEGLIFHLNHAIYVHWKYVKVWEARKHLQQTAPDGAAPRSR; the protein is encoded by the coding sequence ATGCCGACGAGCGCACATCCTGACCGGCCAACCATCTCCGTGGCGATGATCGCCACGAATGAGGAAAAGAACCTGCCCCGCACCTTGGCAGCGCTGCAGGGATGGATCGACCAGATCGTCATTGTGGACTCCGGATCGAAAGATCGCTCTCCGGAGATTGCGCGCGAGTACGGTGCCGAGCACTACTTCAATCGCGACTTCAAGGGGCACGCGGAGCAGAAGAACGTTGCCATCCGGAAGTGCACGGGCGACTGGATCCTGCTGTTAGACGGGGATGAAGTCGTCACACCGGAACTGGCTCGCGAAATCGAACAGGCTGTAAAAAGCGCCGACAAAGAGGCCTTCTGGATCCCGAGGCTCAACATCTTCCTGACGCGATGGATGCGCCACGGTGGGCTGTACCCGGACGACAAGCTGCGGCTCTGGAGGCGCGGCGTGACGATGGTGGACGAGAGCATCGGCCCGCACGGTACGCCGCAGTACGACAGCGGAAAAGGCCGGCTGACGCATCATCTGCAGCACTACGGATACCCTGATTTCGCCAACTACCTGGACCACATGAACGAGTACTCCACCGGCACCGTAGCGGCCCTGACGCGCAAGCTGCAGGACCGGCCGTCGTGGTTGCTGCTGGCCACCAGCTTTGTCAATCCGGCGTTCGGCTGGTTCAAAAACTATGTGCTGCGCGCTGGTTTCCTGGACGGTCCGGAAGGTCTCATCTTTCACCTGAACCATGCCATCTACGTGCATTGGAAATACGTGAAGGTGTGGGAAGCGCGGAAGCACTTGCAGCAAACTGCGCCGGATGGTGCTGCGCCCCGATCGCGCTAG
- the uxaC gene encoding glucuronate isomerase codes for MLLHEDRLFPAEGTAREVARKLYAVARDLPIISPHGHTDPAWFAQNDAFPNPAALFIQPDHYIFRMLYSQGVSLESLGIGSHRADPREVWQIFARHYYLFRGTPTRMWIDYAFRSLFGLEERLSEANADVFYDTIDKALQTPALRPRALYDSFRLEVLATTDSPLDTLEHHKAIRESGWKGRVVPTFRPDAVVDFEFANFRGNIDKLGEITGEDTSNYTGYLNALRNRRAFFKQMGATATDHGHLTARTADLSKSEAEALYAKIYGGKASHEDGELFQAQMLTEMAGMSVEDGLVMQLHPGSVRNHNSGLYEKFGRDKGADIPAPTEYVRSLRPLLTKYGNESNFTFVLFTLDESTYARELAPLAGHYPCLRLGPAWWFHDSPEGMMRYREQVTETAGFYNTAGFNDDTRALLSIPARHDVARRVDCAFLGRLVAEHRIDEDEAFELIEDLTVNLARKVYRL; via the coding sequence ATGCTGTTGCACGAAGACAGGCTGTTTCCGGCAGAAGGCACCGCGCGCGAGGTCGCGCGCAAGCTGTATGCCGTGGCGCGTGATCTGCCCATCATCAGCCCGCACGGCCACACCGACCCCGCCTGGTTTGCACAGAACGATGCGTTTCCCAATCCCGCCGCGCTGTTCATCCAGCCCGACCACTACATCTTCCGCATGCTGTACTCGCAAGGTGTGTCGCTGGAATCGCTCGGCATCGGCAGTCACCGCGCTGACCCACGTGAAGTCTGGCAGATCTTCGCTCGCCATTACTACCTGTTCCGTGGCACACCCACGCGCATGTGGATCGACTACGCATTTCGTTCGCTATTCGGACTAGAAGAGCGACTGAGCGAAGCGAACGCCGACGTGTTCTACGACACCATCGACAAGGCCCTGCAAACACCGGCGTTGCGGCCGCGTGCGCTGTACGACAGCTTCCGGCTTGAGGTGCTGGCGACCACCGACTCACCGCTGGACACGCTGGAGCACCACAAGGCCATTCGCGAATCGGGATGGAAGGGCCGCGTCGTTCCGACCTTCCGGCCGGACGCTGTTGTCGACTTTGAATTTGCAAACTTCCGCGGCAACATAGACAAGCTGGGCGAGATCACCGGCGAAGACACCAGCAATTACACCGGCTATCTGAACGCCCTCCGCAATCGTCGCGCCTTCTTCAAACAGATGGGTGCCACCGCGACGGATCACGGACACCTGACGGCGCGCACCGCAGACCTGTCCAAGAGTGAAGCCGAGGCACTCTACGCGAAGATCTACGGCGGCAAGGCATCGCACGAAGACGGCGAGCTGTTCCAGGCGCAGATGCTGACCGAGATGGCTGGCATGAGCGTGGAAGACGGCCTCGTGATGCAACTGCACCCGGGCTCCGTGCGCAATCACAACTCTGGCCTGTATGAGAAGTTTGGCCGCGACAAGGGTGCTGACATTCCCGCGCCGACCGAGTACGTCCGCAGCCTGCGGCCGCTGCTGACGAAGTACGGGAACGAGTCGAACTTCACCTTTGTGCTGTTCACCCTGGATGAGTCCACGTACGCCCGTGAGCTCGCTCCGCTGGCCGGCCATTATCCTTGCTTGCGCCTTGGTCCGGCGTGGTGGTTCCATGATTCGCCCGAAGGCATGATGCGGTACCGCGAACAGGTGACGGAGACCGCCGGCTTCTACAACACGGCCGGCTTCAACGACGACACGCGCGCCCTGCTCAGCATTCCTGCCCGGCACGATGTCGCTCGCCGTGTGGATTGCGCGTTCCTCGGTCGCCTCGTCGCCGAGCACCGCATCGACGAGGACGAGGCATTCGAGCTGATCGAAGATCTGACCGTGAACCTTGCGCGCAAGGTGTACCGCCTGTGA
- a CDS encoding sugar kinase, which yields MSLGEVMLRFDPGEDRIATTRSFRVWEGGGEYNVARGLRRCFGMRSAIVTALVDNPVGRLVEDLMLQGGVDITQVLWRDYDGIGLEARNGIYFLERGFGARGALGSMDRGHTAISQLKPGDIDWGRLFGQAGSRWFHTGGVFCALSETTPLVAREAMQAAKRHGAIVSYDCNYRPSLWKARGGRLAATRVNRELAPYVDVLFGHEGDLSLELGEHSSGPPSHTPESYAAMADRVMQAHPNFRVMATATRRPRTANRNDWGGYAFANGQLYVGRAMEDLEIFDRVGGGDSFASGLIYGLLSGQDVPYALQCGIAHGALAMTTPGDSSFATLAEVERLMAGAGAGVQR from the coding sequence ATGAGTCTCGGCGAAGTGATGCTGCGCTTCGATCCCGGCGAGGACCGCATTGCAACCACTCGCAGTTTCCGTGTGTGGGAGGGTGGGGGCGAATACAACGTCGCGCGCGGTCTGCGGCGATGCTTCGGTATGCGCTCTGCAATCGTGACCGCGCTCGTTGACAATCCCGTCGGTCGCCTGGTGGAAGACCTGATGCTGCAGGGCGGTGTCGACATCACGCAGGTGCTGTGGCGAGACTACGACGGCATCGGCCTCGAAGCGCGCAATGGCATTTACTTCCTGGAGCGCGGCTTTGGCGCGCGCGGCGCGTTGGGAAGCATGGACCGGGGTCATACGGCGATCTCGCAACTCAAGCCGGGCGACATTGATTGGGGCCGTCTGTTTGGGCAGGCCGGCTCCCGCTGGTTCCACACCGGAGGCGTATTCTGCGCGCTCAGCGAGACCACGCCGCTGGTTGCGCGCGAAGCCATGCAGGCAGCCAAGCGGCATGGCGCGATCGTCTCCTACGATTGCAACTATCGTCCGTCGCTGTGGAAGGCGCGTGGCGGGCGGCTTGCCGCAACCCGGGTGAATCGCGAGCTCGCGCCCTACGTCGACGTGCTGTTTGGGCACGAAGGCGACCTCTCTCTTGAATTGGGAGAACACTCCAGCGGGCCGCCGTCGCACACGCCGGAAAGCTACGCTGCCATGGCGGATCGCGTCATGCAGGCCCACCCAAACTTCCGTGTCATGGCAACGGCCACGCGCCGACCGCGCACGGCCAACCGCAACGACTGGGGTGGCTACGCGTTTGCCAACGGCCAGCTCTACGTGGGCCGTGCGATGGAAGACCTGGAGATTTTCGACCGTGTTGGCGGCGGTGATTCCTTCGCTTCCGGTCTGATCTACGGTTTGCTCTCGGGACAGGATGTTCCGTACGCCTTGCAATGCGGCATTGCGCACGGCGCACTGGCCATGACGACCCCCGGCGATTCCAGCTTTGCCACGCTTGCTGAAGTGGAGCGCCTGATGGCGGGTGCTGGGGCGGGAGTTCAGCGGTGA
- a CDS encoding bifunctional 4-hydroxy-2-oxoglutarate aldolase/2-dehydro-3-deoxy-phosphogluconate aldolase, translating into MQKSDVLKRMQQTGLVPVLRGSSTEEALSIARAIAAGGVNVLEVTMTVPGAMEVIRKLVREEPQVLVGAGTVLDPETARICMLEGAQFIVSPATNPATIEMCRRYSVAILPGALTPTEVVTAWQAGADVIKVFPASAMGGAKYLKSLKAPLPQVELIPTGGVSVATAREFLEAGAFALGVGADLADPRAIASGTPHTITETARNYLRAIADFRATTAQVQSD; encoded by the coding sequence ATGCAAAAGTCCGACGTCCTGAAACGCATGCAGCAAACCGGTCTGGTTCCGGTCCTGCGCGGCTCCTCCACCGAAGAAGCTCTCAGCATTGCGCGGGCAATTGCTGCCGGCGGTGTCAACGTGCTGGAGGTGACGATGACAGTGCCCGGAGCCATGGAGGTGATCCGGAAGCTTGTGCGCGAGGAGCCCCAAGTGCTGGTGGGCGCAGGCACCGTGCTCGATCCGGAGACCGCCCGCATCTGCATGCTGGAGGGTGCGCAGTTCATCGTCAGCCCGGCTACCAACCCGGCGACCATCGAGATGTGCCGCCGCTACTCCGTTGCGATCTTGCCCGGCGCGCTTACACCGACTGAGGTAGTCACGGCGTGGCAGGCGGGCGCGGACGTGATCAAGGTCTTCCCGGCGAGCGCCATGGGCGGCGCCAAGTACCTGAAGAGCCTCAAGGCACCGCTACCCCAGGTGGAGCTCATTCCGACCGGCGGAGTTTCCGTCGCTACGGCGCGCGAGTTCCTGGAAGCGGGTGCGTTCGCGTTAGGTGTTGGAGCCGATCTGGCCGACCCTAGGGCCATCGCTTCCGGCACGCCGCACACGATCACGGAGACCGCGCGCAACTACCTGCGCGCTATTGCTGATTTCCGCGCCACCACGGCACAGGTGCAGTCGGACTAG